A stretch of the Triticum urartu cultivar G1812 unplaced genomic scaffold, Tu2.1 TuUngrouped_contig_1351, whole genome shotgun sequence genome encodes the following:
- the LOC125526674 gene encoding BEACH domain-containing protein C2-like has translation MSMHCRLIMDTSFCRYKQRGKDAVMANNVFFYITYEGTVDIDKIADPVQRRAMQDQIAYFGQTPSQLLTVPHMKRKSLRDVLQLQTIFRNPSELKSYVLPNPERCNVPASTMLVSNDSIVVVDINVPAAHVALHQWQPNTPDGQGTPFLFHHGRNAASSTGGAFMRMFKGSTSSGEDYEFPRAIAFAASAIRSSAIVAVTCDKDIITGGHADCSVKLISPDGARTIESASGHLAPVTCLALSPDSNYLVTGSRDTTVILWRIHQAGFIHKKNPPEPPPATPRTPHSPLPTSPSSMSILLETRKCRIEGPMHVLRGHLGEVISCAVGPDLGLVVSSSNMSGVVLHSLRTGRLIRKIHVAEAHAVSLSSQGIILVWSESKKRLSSFTVNGVPIATSVLSPFSGGVSCIEISMDGHFALIGTCSSSNYKCEDNTEVADREPNKSSRKVDISEQTEIRQSVNVPSICFVDLHKLKVFHTLELGKGQDITAIALNEENTNLLVSTADKGLMVFTDPALSLKVVDQMLRLGWEGDGLLQS, from the exons ATGTCTATGCACTGCCGTTTAATCATGGATACTTCCTTTTGCAGATATAAACAGAGGGGTAAAGATGCGGTAATGGCCAACAATGTGTTCTTCTACATCACATATGAGGGAACTGTTGATATTGACAAAATTGCAGATCCA GTGCAACGGCGAGCCATGCAAGATCAAATAGCCTACTTTGGACAAACACCGTCTCAATTGCTGACTGTCCCTCACATGAAGAGAAAGTCATTGAGAGATGTCTTACAACTGCAG ACCATATTCCGGAATCCAAGTGAACTTAAATCTTATGTACTGCCTAATCCAGAACGCTGCAATGTCCCTGCAAGTACTATGCTTGTATCGAATGATTCTATTGTAGTTGTAGATATAAATGTGCCCGCGGCGCATGTGGCACTTCACCAGTGGCAACCAaatactccagatggccaagggacacctttcctttttcatcaTGGTAGAAATGCTGCAAGTTCAACAGGTGGTGCATTCATGCGTATGTTCAAAGGATCCACTAGTTCTGGAGAAGATTATGAGTTCCCAAGAGCTATAGCGTTTGCTGCTTCTGCAATCCGTAGTTCAGCTATTGTTgctgtcacttgtgacaaagacATCATCACTG GTGGGCATGCGGACTGTTCGGTGAAGTTGATCTCCCCAGATGGAGCAAGGACAATTGAAAGTGCTTCTGGGCATCTTGCTCCAGTAACCTGCCTTGCACTTTCCCCTGATAGCAACTACCTTGTGACAGGGTCTCGAGATACTACAGTTATACTCTGGAGGATTCATCAGGCAGGCTTTATACATAAGAAAAATCCTCCTGAACCTCCACCTGCAACACCAAGGACACCACACAGCCCTCTTCCTACTAGTCCTAGTAGCATGAGCATCCTTTTAGAAACCAGGAAGTGTCGAATCGAAGGTCCTATGCATGTGTTAAGAGGACACCTTGGAGAAGTAATTAGCTGTGCAGTTGGTCCAGACTTGGGACTTGTTGTATCCTCGTCAAACATGTCTGGTGTGGTGCTACATTCTTTGCGAACAGGTCGGCTGATAAGGAAGATTCATGTAGCGGAGGCGCATGCTGTATCCTTATCTTCTCAGGGAATCATATTGGTTTGGAGTGAATCAAAGAAAAGATTATCTAGCTTCACAGTCAATGGAGTCCCTATTGCTACCTCAGTTCTATCACCTTTTTCTGGGGGAGTTAGTTGCATTGAGATTTCTATGGATGGTCATTTTGCCCTGATTGGAACTTGTTCGTCCAGCAATTACAAGTGTGAGGACAATACTGAGGTAGCAGATCGTGAGCCCAACAAATCAAGTCGCAAGGTTGATATATCTGAGCAAACTGAAATCAGGCAATCTGTTAACGTGCCTTCGATCTGCTTTGTTGATCTGCATAAACTTAAG GTGTTTCATACACTGGAGCTTGGAAAGGGCCAGGACATCACAGCAATTGCATTAAACGAAGAGAACACTAATCTTCTAGTTTCTACTGCCGATAAGGGCCTAATGGTTTTCACTGATCCTGCT TTGAGCCTGAAGGTAGTGGATCAGATGCTCCGCCTTGGCTGGGAAGGTGACGGACTTCTTCAGTCATGA